A genomic window from Bdellovibrio sp. SKB1291214 includes:
- a CDS encoding DUF502 domain-containing protein has protein sequence MKQLQKIFLQGLVTFLPIALTIYIIYAGISIVDSILGDALRTVMPFYIPGLGFLLTILLIFFLGFLLNNLITAGIFHKLEQKMTQVPLIKAVYSPLRDLMNMFSKSGGPGGAMQTVVLVDIAESGIRAMGLVTREHFTDILAIQAQANDHVSVYIPMSYGLGGFTLLVPRSRITPIDIPIEKAMSLAITGWVKADKHEGDK, from the coding sequence ATGAAACAGCTTCAGAAAATTTTCTTGCAAGGACTCGTCACGTTCCTACCAATCGCGCTGACGATCTATATCATCTACGCTGGGATCTCCATTGTGGACAGCATCTTGGGCGATGCTCTGCGAACTGTGATGCCTTTCTATATTCCAGGCTTAGGCTTCTTACTGACGATCCTGTTGATCTTCTTTTTGGGCTTCTTGCTGAATAATCTTATCACTGCAGGTATTTTTCATAAGCTTGAGCAAAAGATGACTCAGGTGCCTTTGATCAAGGCAGTTTACAGTCCCCTGCGCGATTTGATGAACATGTTCTCAAAAAGCGGCGGTCCTGGAGGCGCTATGCAAACGGTGGTGTTGGTGGACATCGCCGAATCTGGAATTCGCGCTATGGGTTTAGTGACTCGCGAACACTTTACCGACATTCTGGCGATTCAAGCACAAGCGAACGATCATGTTTCAGTTTACATCCCTATGAGTTACGGCTTGGGTGGTTTTACTTTATTGGTGCCACGCAGTCGCATCACTCCCATCGATATTCCGATTGAAAAAGCTATGAGTCTTGCCATTACCGGTTGGGTGAAAGCTGATAAACACGAGGGGGACAAATAA
- a CDS encoding S8 family serine peptidase: protein MKLVILGFIASIVAFGGTAFAQMSTVVPGEYIVKVRNSSTGVNQQGVRSRLAQRVSVKGAYSKLGMYHVSVRSLASASAEVEDLKQDPDIEYVEPNYIWSTGANSYSEAASQGYALQTLVSNNWVATGATDYSQFSSSVVSKTAVATAWSYSSSLSTNSGKVIVAVVDSGLDRTHPVFKAYKSDGTGGSGALWVNTAEANGTPGYDDDGNGFVDDINGWNFVTNSPNVNDDNNHGTHVAGIVVGAAMNIFQRPLPESKIQIMPVKSLGADGSGTTATAIKAIDYAVNNGAQVINNSWGGSNFSKALLDSLTAAYNNGILIVNAAGNYNSNNDNIPMYPANYDLPSVISVASVGSSDSRSSFSNYGKSTVHIASPGESILSTVPGGGYNYMSGTSMAAPFVAGVAALALREEPQLTGYQIKQKLLANADVIAGLANYVSSSSRVDSAKLLLAVQASSGEAASQPQYVYSSSRYPASASDSAAGGATGCGLVTTAIHDGPGAGGANPTAGVVFGLMMIPMAVWFVLRQRAMANDPKNKRRHERFKMQSSIKVMVGDRELIGSMNSISQGGLSFNTDQALEKGGIITMRIQSPDGNEVIEVQGQVVWSEANQSYGVQFANAKQGTLAMIQQWTANLVRS, encoded by the coding sequence GTGAAACTCGTTATATTAGGTTTCATCGCCTCGATCGTAGCATTCGGTGGAACAGCGTTCGCACAAATGTCGACCGTCGTTCCGGGTGAATACATCGTGAAGGTGCGCAACAGTTCGACGGGTGTAAACCAACAAGGCGTCCGTTCAAGACTTGCACAAAGAGTCTCGGTGAAGGGTGCCTACAGCAAATTGGGCATGTACCACGTGTCGGTGCGCTCCTTAGCATCAGCCTCTGCTGAAGTGGAAGATCTTAAACAAGATCCAGACATTGAATATGTAGAACCTAACTATATTTGGTCGACGGGTGCTAACAGTTATTCTGAAGCGGCCTCTCAAGGTTATGCGCTGCAAACGTTGGTTTCTAATAACTGGGTGGCTACGGGTGCCACTGATTACTCTCAATTCTCTTCAAGTGTAGTTAGTAAAACAGCCGTTGCGACGGCGTGGAGCTATTCAAGCTCTCTTTCTACCAATTCCGGTAAAGTGATTGTTGCGGTGGTCGATTCTGGCTTGGATCGCACGCATCCGGTGTTTAAAGCTTATAAGTCAGATGGGACGGGCGGTTCTGGTGCTTTGTGGGTCAATACAGCAGAGGCAAACGGAACTCCGGGTTATGATGACGACGGCAATGGTTTTGTCGACGACATCAATGGCTGGAATTTTGTTACCAACTCTCCAAATGTGAACGACGACAACAATCACGGTACGCACGTGGCGGGTATCGTCGTTGGGGCAGCGATGAATATCTTCCAACGTCCTTTACCTGAATCTAAAATTCAGATCATGCCGGTGAAGTCGTTGGGCGCAGATGGTTCTGGTACAACGGCAACGGCGATCAAGGCGATCGACTATGCCGTGAACAATGGCGCACAAGTGATCAACAACTCTTGGGGTGGTTCAAACTTTTCTAAAGCTTTGTTGGATTCCTTAACGGCTGCCTACAACAACGGTATTTTGATCGTGAATGCGGCGGGTAACTATAACAGTAACAACGACAACATCCCGATGTATCCAGCTAACTATGATTTGCCGAGTGTTATTTCCGTGGCATCTGTAGGTTCCAGTGATTCGCGCTCTTCATTTTCGAACTATGGTAAATCCACAGTTCATATCGCAAGCCCTGGTGAAAGCATTCTAAGTACTGTACCAGGTGGCGGCTATAACTATATGTCAGGGACATCGATGGCGGCTCCATTCGTAGCGGGTGTTGCGGCATTAGCTCTTCGTGAAGAACCTCAATTAACGGGTTACCAAATCAAACAAAAATTATTAGCGAATGCGGACGTGATTGCGGGTTTGGCGAATTATGTGTCTTCAAGCTCACGCGTCGACTCTGCAAAATTGCTTTTGGCCGTTCAGGCAAGTTCGGGTGAAGCGGCATCGCAACCTCAGTATGTTTATTCTTCCAGTCGTTATCCAGCATCGGCTTCAGATTCGGCAGCCGGTGGAGCGACAGGTTGTGGTTTGGTCACGACAGCTATTCACGACGGCCCAGGTGCAGGGGGTGCTAATCCAACTGCGGGTGTGGTGTTTGGTTTGATGATGATTCCTATGGCGGTCTGGTTCGTACTTCGTCAACGTGCGATGGCAAACGATCCAAAAAATAAACGTCGTCATGAGCGCTTCAAAATGCAGTCATCGATCAAAGTAATGGTTGGCGATCGCGAGTTGATTGGTTCTATGAATTCGATCTCTCAAGGCGGTCTGTCATTCAACACCGATCAAGCTCTGGAAAAAGGCGGCATCATCACGATGCGCATCCAAAGCCCTGACGGCAACGAGGTTATCGAAGTGCAAGGTCAAGTCGTGTGGAGTGAAGCGAACCAATCCTACGGGGTGCAATTCGCCAACGCGAAACAGGGAACTCTGGCTATGATCCAACAGTGGACTGCGAATCTTGTCAGATCATAG
- a CDS encoding SDR family oxidoreductase, whose protein sequence is MNSWDLQGKTAVVCGASQGIGEATAKLLAERGARVVALARNEDKLKELVKSFQGSGHKYFVIDLADTEALKKILPELAQENVQILVNNSGGPKGGPLLEASVDEFESPLKAHLKAAHLLVQTLVPSMKKSGYGRIVNIISTSVKNPIPGLGVSNTVRGAMASWSKTLAGELGGFGITVNNMLPGYIRTGRIESLMGAAAQKSGNSVEEVEEQWIKTIPAGRIGDPQEAAEGITFLVSPAASYINGINLPVDGGRTPSL, encoded by the coding sequence ATGAATTCATGGGATCTTCAAGGCAAAACAGCAGTCGTATGTGGAGCATCACAAGGTATTGGCGAAGCCACAGCGAAACTTCTGGCAGAGCGTGGGGCGCGAGTGGTCGCACTGGCGCGTAACGAAGACAAATTAAAAGAGCTCGTGAAATCCTTCCAGGGGAGTGGCCACAAATATTTTGTGATTGATCTTGCTGATACCGAGGCTCTTAAGAAAATTCTTCCGGAACTCGCTCAGGAAAATGTCCAGATTTTAGTGAACAATTCGGGCGGACCTAAAGGGGGACCTCTTTTGGAAGCGTCGGTCGATGAATTTGAATCGCCCTTGAAAGCGCATTTAAAAGCCGCGCACTTGCTGGTGCAAACCCTTGTTCCTTCGATGAAGAAATCAGGCTATGGAAGAATCGTGAACATCATTTCGACCTCAGTGAAAAATCCAATTCCAGGTTTGGGTGTCTCAAACACCGTTCGTGGGGCTATGGCAAGTTGGTCAAAAACTCTGGCGGGAGAGCTTGGTGGTTTTGGAATCACAGTGAACAACATGCTGCCCGGATACATTCGCACGGGCCGTATTGAATCACTCATGGGAGCCGCCGCACAGAAGTCAGGAAATTCCGTCGAAGAGGTCGAAGAGCAGTGGATCAAAACGATCCCCGCGGGCCGAATTGGTGATCCCCAAGAAGCAGCTGAAGGCATCACTTTTTTAGTGAGCCCTGCGGCCTCCTACATTAATGGTATAAACCTACCTGTTGATGGTGGCAGAACACCGTCTCTTTAA
- the mgtE gene encoding magnesium transporter, which produces MDNNQTLDETLDENSVISLTDQWASLTPDERREKFKELPRTDAEELFLNLPTHDQAELISEASHLEKRSWVRLLAPDDVADLIQEMGADHKDDLLSLLDPQTKREVIALLAYAEDAAGGLMSTRFVRLRAEMTVDEAISYLRIQAKTHVESIYYAYVLDSEQHLAGVISFREIFSAAAGTKISEIMQTDVLKVPPDMDQEEIGRIFSQHDLMALPVVDENNVMKGIVTFDDVATAVQEETTEDIHKLGGVESLDAPYMKISMFEMIKKRAGWLLVLFLGEMFTATAMGYFQTEIERAVVLALFIPLIISSGGNSGSQASTLIIRAMALGEVRIRDWWRVLGRELLAGLALGVTLGLVGLCRILIWPTREALYGPHYVLVAVTVMLSLIGIVLWGTVSGSMLPFLLKKIGFDPASASAPAVATLVDVTGLIIYFSVASVILHGVLL; this is translated from the coding sequence ATGGATAACAACCAAACCCTCGACGAAACACTAGACGAAAACTCCGTAATCAGCCTGACGGATCAGTGGGCCTCATTGACCCCTGATGAGCGTCGTGAAAAATTCAAAGAACTACCCCGAACTGATGCGGAAGAGCTCTTCCTAAATTTGCCAACCCATGACCAGGCCGAACTTATTTCCGAGGCGTCTCACCTTGAGAAGCGTTCTTGGGTGCGTTTGCTAGCTCCCGATGACGTGGCCGATTTAATTCAGGAAATGGGTGCCGATCACAAAGACGATCTTTTGTCGTTACTAGATCCCCAAACAAAACGTGAAGTCATCGCCCTGCTGGCCTATGCCGAAGACGCTGCCGGGGGTTTGATGAGCACTCGTTTCGTGCGCCTGCGCGCCGAAATGACCGTGGATGAAGCTATCAGTTATCTGCGCATCCAAGCAAAGACCCACGTTGAATCGATTTATTACGCTTACGTTTTAGATTCTGAACAGCATTTGGCTGGTGTGATCTCATTCCGTGAAATCTTCTCTGCCGCTGCAGGTACTAAGATTTCTGAAATCATGCAAACTGACGTTCTTAAAGTTCCACCTGATATGGACCAAGAGGAAATCGGTCGCATCTTTTCTCAACATGATCTTATGGCCCTGCCCGTTGTTGATGAAAACAACGTGATGAAGGGTATCGTTACGTTCGACGACGTGGCAACAGCGGTCCAAGAAGAAACCACAGAAGACATCCACAAACTGGGTGGTGTGGAATCCCTGGATGCTCCTTATATGAAAATCTCGATGTTCGAGATGATCAAAAAGCGTGCGGGCTGGTTGCTTGTTCTATTCTTGGGCGAGATGTTCACCGCAACAGCCATGGGATACTTCCAAACGGAGATCGAGCGCGCCGTTGTTTTGGCCTTGTTCATTCCTTTGATTATCAGCTCAGGTGGTAACTCGGGTTCTCAGGCATCGACATTGATCATCCGTGCGATGGCCTTAGGCGAAGTTCGTATCCGCGACTGGTGGCGCGTTCTGGGCCGTGAATTATTGGCGGGTCTTGCGCTGGGCGTGACATTGGGTCTGGTGGGCCTTTGCCGTATCCTGATCTGGCCAACTCGTGAGGCCTTGTACGGCCCTCACTATGTTCTTGTCGCCGTAACCGTGATGCTAAGTTTGATTGGTATCGTTTTGTGGGGAACTGTTTCTGGATCAATGCTCCCGTTCTTGCTTAAAAAGATCGGCTTTGACCCGGCATCTGCCTCTGCCCCTGCCGTTGCGACTCTGGTGGACGTCACCGGCTTAATCATTTACTTCTCGGTGGCTTCGGTGATCCTTCACGGAGTGCTCCTCTAA
- a CDS encoding ABC transporter ATP-binding protein has translation MANRTPVAKPKYLSDGEVRKEGGYSKTLFETLYFAYQPYLVRIGLCLVLGVLGRGLLLGNTNVIGYWVDSLVGKPSPMQNLTSAEIIGLLLTMALTGFVMTMIFRVGFSRLSAKAISSFYDEVTLRTSRLPMSFFDNTPAGRIITRFSSDYGNVFRLFGGPLAEFLSIIFDLVMMTILITVANPIFLILVAFIGVLNFCVYKLNQEKLRKARRELSASRSPSIAHFAETTQGASTIRSFRRQESFTERFESLDRYFLSQKLFTTKQLISFSFQMNSLTAVLLLITGVASYFMIEKGWASVGSVGVAFTFISLSGNTVQMFFEWLTQFEEAMIGVERLDQYMRMEIEEGNYLPSSASFATGHPVYAVATEKYLAHRRLTENRSASVEVKDLSFRYRDDLPWVLKDLNFEVKAGERLGIVGRTGSGKSSLIQALFHLYPISKGSITINQHAPKIKTTDHGVDLNLYRQSMAFISQEPILFQGTLRFNLDIEGHHDDKALLEVLQKVGLLEWVQAQVQGLEMRIEERGKNLSLGERQLLCMARCLLQQAPIVIMDEATSSVDPQSEEILVRATEEFFADRTQIIIAHRLSTLAKCDRILWLQNGEIVEMGPTDEILTRFKKTELV, from the coding sequence GTGGCTAATCGTACCCCGGTTGCAAAACCAAAATACCTATCTGACGGCGAAGTACGCAAAGAAGGCGGCTACAGTAAAACCTTATTTGAAACTTTGTACTTTGCATATCAACCCTATTTGGTGCGCATCGGTCTGTGCTTAGTTCTAGGTGTCCTGGGACGGGGCTTGCTTTTGGGTAACACCAACGTTATCGGATACTGGGTTGACAGCTTGGTCGGCAAACCTTCACCGATGCAAAATCTGACCTCCGCTGAAATCATTGGTTTGCTTTTGACGATGGCTTTGACAGGTTTTGTGATGACCATGATTTTCCGCGTGGGATTTTCCAGGTTATCAGCGAAGGCAATCTCCAGCTTTTATGACGAAGTGACCTTAAGAACGTCTCGCCTGCCGATGAGTTTCTTTGATAACACTCCAGCAGGCCGGATCATCACGCGCTTTTCCAGCGACTACGGAAATGTATTTCGCCTGTTCGGGGGGCCACTGGCCGAATTCCTAAGTATCATTTTCGATTTAGTGATGATGACGATTCTGATCACTGTCGCGAATCCGATTTTCTTGATTTTGGTCGCTTTCATCGGCGTATTAAATTTCTGCGTGTACAAACTCAATCAGGAAAAACTCCGTAAAGCTCGTCGCGAGCTTTCGGCAAGTCGCTCGCCAAGCATCGCCCACTTTGCAGAGACAACCCAAGGGGCCAGCACGATTCGTTCATTCCGTCGCCAAGAATCCTTTACGGAAAGATTCGAAAGCTTGGATCGCTATTTTTTAAGCCAAAAACTATTCACCACAAAACAACTGATCAGCTTTTCATTCCAAATGAATAGCTTAACCGCGGTTCTTTTGTTGATTACAGGCGTGGCCTCGTATTTCATGATTGAAAAAGGCTGGGCCAGCGTGGGCTCTGTGGGCGTGGCCTTTACTTTCATTTCCCTTTCGGGGAATACCGTTCAAATGTTCTTTGAATGGTTAACCCAGTTCGAAGAGGCTATGATTGGTGTAGAGCGTTTGGACCAATACATGCGCATGGAAATTGAGGAAGGAAACTATTTGCCTTCGTCAGCAAGCTTCGCCACTGGCCACCCGGTTTACGCCGTGGCTACTGAAAAGTACCTAGCACATCGTCGCTTAACGGAAAATCGCAGTGCTTCTGTGGAAGTCAAAGACTTGTCCTTCCGCTATCGCGATGACTTGCCATGGGTGCTTAAGGACCTAAACTTTGAAGTGAAGGCAGGTGAACGTTTAGGCATTGTGGGTCGAACAGGCTCTGGAAAATCAAGTTTGATTCAAGCCCTCTTTCACCTTTACCCAATCTCTAAGGGTTCGATTACGATCAACCAGCATGCGCCTAAAATTAAAACCACGGATCACGGCGTGGATCTAAATCTGTACCGTCAATCCATGGCCTTTATTTCTCAAGAGCCGATCTTATTCCAAGGGACCTTGCGTTTCAATTTGGACATCGAAGGTCATCACGACGATAAAGCCCTTCTCGAGGTCCTTCAAAAAGTCGGCCTTTTGGAATGGGTACAGGCTCAAGTCCAGGGCCTTGAAATGAGAATCGAAGAACGTGGTAAAAATTTATCCCTTGGAGAGCGCCAATTGCTATGTATGGCTCGCTGTCTTTTGCAGCAGGCCCCCATTGTGATCATGGATGAGGCAACCAGTTCTGTGGATCCGCAATCAGAAGAGATCCTAGTCCGTGCCACCGAGGAGTTTTTTGCTGATCGTACACAGATCATCATCGCTCACCGTTTATCGACCCTTGCTAAGTGTGATAGGATTTTATGGTTACAGAATGGCGAGATCGTCGAGATGGGACCAACTGATGAAATTCTGACGCGATTTAAAAAAACAGAACTCGTTTAA